From a region of the uncultured Desulfatiglans sp. genome:
- a CDS encoding Transporter, major facilitator family protein encodes MPGHAASGMIVANRLRLDICSLVAGITVREGLHALPTLNDQHRRWAIFAITAANFFLSQFYRATNAVIAPQLTADLRLDTADLGFLSAAFFYAFALTQIPLSIFLDRVGARRMMTGLGVAGVVGAVAFASADSLSMGVFGRLLLGIGMACNLMGTLKLMTSWFSPLHFATLSGIVFAIGTIGNMAATTPLVLLVDLVGWRWAFLTVAAANLVLVAALYAVVRDAPDKGKDRTEKGAEGGGGHSIARLAVLLKNRDYWIISTGSFVGYGIFASFQTLWAGPYLMKVMGLTPVQTGNLIFLLNVGMILGSPFWGGVSDRLVRTRKWIIVLGLATFAAMTGILAILPAGMAFVWLALLITTLGMFRASGQLMYTHIKERMPSEMAGMAMTGINFFTMIGPAAFLHGLGALMQRIFPGDSQGPAAFSAALLLCSGCLAAVTLLYCFSRDTRDLRRPVG; translated from the coding sequence ATGCCTGGGCATGCGGCCTCGGGGATGATCGTTGCAAATCGGCTCCGGTTGGATATATGCTCCCTGGTGGCCGGAATAACGGTAAGGGAGGGCTTGCACGCGTTGCCGACTTTGAACGATCAGCACCGCCGCTGGGCGATATTCGCCATCACGGCGGCCAACTTCTTTCTGTCCCAATTCTATCGGGCGACCAATGCGGTCATCGCGCCGCAGCTGACGGCCGATCTACGTCTCGACACAGCCGATCTCGGCTTCCTTTCGGCGGCGTTTTTCTACGCCTTCGCCCTGACGCAGATCCCCCTCAGCATCTTCCTCGACCGGGTCGGCGCGCGCAGGATGATGACCGGCCTCGGTGTTGCAGGGGTCGTCGGGGCGGTGGCCTTCGCCTCGGCGGATTCCCTTTCGATGGGGGTGTTCGGGCGTCTTCTCCTGGGGATCGGGATGGCCTGCAACTTGATGGGGACGCTCAAGCTCATGACAAGCTGGTTCAGTCCCCTCCACTTCGCCACCCTCTCGGGGATCGTCTTCGCCATCGGGACGATCGGCAACATGGCGGCCACGACCCCCCTGGTCCTTCTGGTCGATCTCGTGGGGTGGCGCTGGGCCTTTCTGACGGTGGCTGCGGCGAACCTGGTCCTTGTCGCCGCCCTGTACGCCGTCGTCCGGGACGCCCCGGATAAGGGGAAAGACAGAACTGAAAAGGGTGCAGAGGGCGGGGGTGGGCATTCCATCGCCCGTCTTGCCGTGCTGCTGAAAAACCGCGACTACTGGATCATATCGACTGGGAGCTTCGTCGGGTACGGCATCTTCGCCTCCTTCCAGACCCTTTGGGCGGGCCCTTATCTGATGAAGGTGATGGGCCTCACGCCGGTGCAGACGGGCAACCTGATTTTTCTCCTGAACGTGGGCATGATCCTGGGGAGCCCGTTCTGGGGGGGAGTTTCGGACCGTCTCGTCCGCACGCGCAAATGGATCATCGTGCTCGGCTTGGCGACCTTTGCGGCGATGACCGGAATCCTCGCCATCCTGCCCGCCGGTATGGCCTTTGTCTGGTTGGCCTTGCTGATCACGACCCTCGGGATGTTTCGGGCCTCGGGTCAGCTCATGTACACCCATATCAAGGAGCGGATGCCGTCCGAGATGGCGGGCATGGCCATGACGGGCATCAACTTTTTCACCATGATCGGCCCGGCGGCGTTTCTGCATGGCCTCGGGGCTTTGATGCAGAGGATCTTTCCCGGGGATTCGCAAGGGCCGGCCGCCTTCAGCGCAGCGCTCCTGCTGTGCAGCGGGTGTCTGGCGGCCGTCACTCTGTTGTACTGCTTCTCACGCGACACTCGGGACCTCAGGCGGCCGGTTGGATGA
- a CDS encoding hypothetical protein (Evidence 5 : Unknown function): MNFPNPLQEYRIILGIFSNDGVFSLRIRAITLRVPQTGTPVDADEGRSGRSRLKTRQCRHRACERPVGRGRFFINRRE, translated from the coding sequence ATGAATTTTCCCAATCCTCTGCAAGAATACCGTATAATTTTAGGTATATTTTCGAATGACGGCGTTTTTTCCCTTCGGATCCGGGCCATCACCCTGCGGGTCCCGCAGACGGGGACCCCGGTCGACGCGGATGAAGGCCGCAGCGGACGGTCTCGGCTGAAGACCAGGCAGTGCAGGCACCGGGCCTGTGAACGTCCTGTCGGCAGGGGTCGCTTTTTTATCAATCGCCGCGAGTGA
- a CDS encoding 2-hydroxyglutaryl-CoA dehydratase D-component produces the protein MKNTFPESSGRTAKMHGPDASGENSLPSSEAFSAPDRKDYIQAQKASHGRKIFGVFPGHYPRELLWSFDILPVEIWDPPIETSRADAHLQSYICPVAKRGLELILDSRARGLDGILFPHLCDTLQNLASLTAHYLQPDLPVYFFYTPKSTCPAPARRYYIQQTRLLAERLAKRFGPLDPAQWAARSAQALELDRALEALYALRAGGGLVCSNAEFYSFVRQAEYLHPDDFLPRIERFRAVCKGEATGGKRVLLSCILSNPPEILEALDDLGVRVADDDLLNAGRRIPAHAPRSADPWERAAERFFALPPCSTGSSPLKQRLERLAAMARSASAGGVIFWTVTFCEPEAFDLPELRSGLKRLGLPSLVIETGLNSGLSGQTATRLEAFLEMLP, from the coding sequence GTGAAAAACACCTTTCCAGAATCCTCAGGCAGAACGGCCAAAATGCACGGGCCGGATGCCTCAGGCGAAAACTCACTTCCTTCTTCCGAGGCCTTTTCAGCGCCGGATCGGAAGGACTACATCCAGGCGCAGAAGGCCTCGCACGGCCGAAAGATCTTCGGCGTCTTCCCTGGCCACTACCCGCGCGAACTCCTCTGGTCCTTCGACATCCTGCCCGTCGAGATATGGGATCCGCCGATCGAAACCAGCCGCGCGGACGCGCACCTGCAGTCTTACATCTGCCCGGTTGCGAAACGCGGGCTCGAACTGATCCTCGACAGCCGTGCGCGGGGCCTCGACGGCATCCTTTTCCCGCACCTCTGCGATACGCTCCAGAACCTGGCATCGCTCACCGCCCATTACCTCCAGCCGGATCTCCCGGTCTACTTCTTCTACACGCCCAAATCGACATGCCCGGCCCCCGCTCGAAGGTATTACATCCAACAGACCAGGCTGCTGGCCGAACGCCTCGCCAAGCGCTTCGGCCCTCTCGACCCGGCACAGTGGGCGGCACGTTCGGCTCAGGCGCTCGAGCTGGACCGGGCGCTCGAGGCGCTCTACGCCCTCAGGGCAGGCGGCGGTCTCGTCTGCTCGAACGCGGAGTTCTACAGCTTCGTCCGCCAGGCCGAATACCTGCACCCGGACGATTTCCTTCCGCGGATCGAGCGCTTCCGGGCGGTCTGCAAGGGGGAGGCCACGGGCGGCAAACGGGTGCTCCTGAGCTGCATCCTTTCCAACCCGCCGGAGATCCTCGAAGCCTTGGACGATCTCGGGGTCCGGGTGGCGGACGACGACCTCCTCAATGCCGGCCGCCGCATACCGGCCCATGCGCCCCGCTCGGCCGACCCTTGGGAGCGCGCGGCCGAGCGCTTCTTCGCCCTCCCCCCCTGCAGCACCGGCTCGTCCCCTCTGAAGCAGCGCCTCGAGCGGCTGGCCGCCATGGCTCGATCGGCCTCGGCCGGCGGCGTCATCTTCTGGACCGTCACCTTCTGCGAGCCGGAGGCCTTCGATCTGCCGGAGCTTCGTTCCGGCCTCAAGCGCCTCGGCCTCCCCTCGCTCGTCATCGAGACCGGCCTGAACAGCGGCCTGAGCGGCCAGACGGCGACGCGCCTCGAGGCCTTTCTGGAGATGCTTCCCTGA
- a CDS encoding Benzoyl-CoA reductase, giving the protein MTFLPAIRYRFMKDIGAPAAMRFAKIGKKRSARPPDPLFAPPLAATRRLKELIGRHYFLSRYAPGAMPVAWVTSGAPVEILRPFGYYTLYPENHSALCGAQKVGGRLCAHAEEHGYSPDLCSYARIDLGHALTGNTPVGRLPRPDLLFASNNICQTVLYWYKILAARYDIPLILFDTPYRFGDAEDGPDLEYMVGQMEAIILQLEGISGRSFDREAFSWTIDLAKETSLLWGRVLATMKTRPAPMTIFDAFAHMLPIVSLRGLESARGYYRLLLEELEERAERGIGAIREERKRLMWDNIAIWPRMREHANLFASHGMAFVTATYTNAWAETTPLLDPGRPLESLAKAYSCVILNHHLEHRLNLMERLIREYRVDGLVIHSARSCKPYSVGQYDIKRLLLERLSIPSVVIEADIADERAYAEEQTRTRLEAFFEALENA; this is encoded by the coding sequence ATGACCTTTCTGCCTGCCATCCGATACCGCTTCATGAAGGACATCGGCGCACCGGCCGCCATGCGCTTCGCAAAGATCGGGAAGAAACGGTCTGCACGCCCGCCCGACCCCCTGTTCGCACCCCCCTTGGCTGCTACCCGGCGCCTCAAGGAGCTCATCGGCCGTCATTATTTTCTCTCCCGCTACGCACCGGGGGCCATGCCTGTCGCCTGGGTCACGAGCGGCGCGCCGGTCGAGATCCTGCGCCCTTTCGGGTATTACACCCTCTACCCTGAAAACCACAGTGCTTTGTGCGGCGCCCAGAAGGTCGGCGGGCGTCTGTGCGCCCATGCCGAAGAGCACGGCTACAGCCCCGATCTCTGCTCCTACGCGCGCATCGACCTGGGGCACGCCCTCACCGGAAACACCCCCGTCGGAAGGCTCCCCCGGCCGGACCTTCTCTTCGCTTCGAACAACATCTGCCAGACCGTGCTCTATTGGTACAAGATCCTGGCGGCGCGTTACGACATCCCGCTCATTCTTTTCGACACCCCTTATCGCTTCGGGGACGCGGAGGACGGGCCGGACCTTGAATACATGGTGGGGCAGATGGAGGCCATCATCCTGCAGCTCGAGGGCATCAGCGGGCGGTCCTTCGACCGGGAGGCCTTTTCATGGACCATCGATCTCGCAAAAGAAACCTCGCTTCTCTGGGGGCGGGTGCTCGCCACGATGAAGACCCGACCAGCCCCGATGACCATCTTCGACGCCTTCGCCCACATGCTGCCGATCGTGTCCCTCCGCGGTCTGGAGTCGGCCAGGGGCTACTACCGCCTGCTCCTGGAAGAATTGGAGGAGCGCGCAGAACGGGGCATCGGAGCCATCCGCGAGGAGCGCAAGCGCCTCATGTGGGACAATATCGCCATCTGGCCCCGGATGCGGGAGCACGCGAACCTCTTCGCCTCGCACGGGATGGCCTTCGTCACCGCCACCTACACGAACGCCTGGGCGGAGACCACGCCCCTGCTCGACCCGGGACGCCCCCTGGAGTCCTTGGCGAAGGCTTACAGCTGTGTTATCCTGAACCATCATCTCGAGCACCGGCTGAATCTCATGGAGCGCCTGATCCGGGAATACCGGGTCGACGGGCTGGTGATCCACTCGGCCCGGAGCTGCAAGCCTTACTCCGTCGGCCAGTACGATATCAAACGCCTCCTCCTCGAACGCCTATCGATCCCGTCGGTGGTCATCGAGGCCGACATCGCCGATGAGCGGGCATACGCCGAGGAGCAGACCCGAACGCGCCTCGAGGCCTTTTTCGAGGCGCTCGAAAATGCATAA
- the fldI gene encoding R-phenyllactate dehydratase activator: MHYAAGIDVGSLSTEAVILDSEARIVGESILETGFHSTRAAEKAFEAALAQAGLPAEAIEAAVATGYGRISVPFAAKRITEISCHALGAWRLFPDTGTVIDIGGQDSKVIQVGTGGRVLDFTMNDKCAAGTGRFLDVMAAKLEVPLGDLGRLSLEARGEATISSVCTVFAESEVVSLVARNHPREEIIRGIHRSIVHRVVSMVKVVGVQGQVTMTGGVALNQGVVALLSEELGRPVRVPAEPRTVGAFGAALHALKNGV, from the coding sequence ATGCACTATGCCGCCGGCATCGACGTCGGATCCCTCAGCACAGAGGCCGTCATTCTGGATTCAGAGGCCCGCATCGTCGGGGAAAGCATCCTGGAGACCGGATTCCACAGCACCCGGGCGGCCGAAAAGGCCTTCGAGGCCGCCCTCGCCCAGGCGGGTCTGCCGGCCGAGGCCATCGAGGCCGCCGTGGCGACGGGCTACGGGAGGATATCGGTCCCCTTCGCCGCCAAACGCATCACGGAGATCTCCTGCCATGCCCTGGGGGCGTGGCGTCTTTTTCCGGACACAGGGACCGTAATCGACATCGGAGGGCAGGATTCGAAGGTGATTCAGGTGGGGACAGGCGGGAGGGTCCTCGATTTTACCATGAACGATAAGTGTGCAGCCGGGACCGGCCGCTTCCTGGACGTGATGGCCGCCAAGCTGGAGGTCCCGCTCGGGGACCTCGGACGCCTCTCCCTCGAGGCGCGCGGTGAAGCCACGATCAGCAGTGTGTGCACCGTCTTCGCGGAGAGCGAGGTGGTCTCGCTCGTAGCGCGTAACCACCCGAGGGAGGAGATCATCCGTGGCATCCACCGCTCCATCGTACACCGCGTCGTCAGCATGGTGAAGGTGGTAGGCGTCCAGGGCCAGGTCACGATGACCGGGGGCGTGGCTCTCAACCAAGGGGTGGTCGCCCTGCTATCGGAGGAACTGGGCCGCCCCGTCCGCGTGCCCGCCGAACCGCGCACCGTAGGGGCCTTCGGGGCCGCTCTGCACGCCCTCAAAAACGGCGTCTGA
- the guaA gene encoding GMP synthetase (glutamine aminotransferase) (Evidence 2a : Function from experimental evidences in other organisms; PubMedId : 2982857, 3894345, 8548458; Product type e : enzyme), producing MTSQLYKQKILILDFGSQYTQLIARRVREAQVYCEIHPFNLALEKIEAYAPKGIILSGGPASIYDADAPLLRREILEMRVPILGICYGMQSITFLLGGRVARAEDREYGHATIDIQDDKDLFHGLGEQEGRMMVWMSHGDRIEAMPSGFTALAGSRNSPVAAMADPSRRIFGVQFHPEVVHTPDGTRLLKNFLYTICGCEPTWTMASFARRTIRSLRERIQDDRVICGLSGGVDSSVTAVLLHKAIGPQLSCIFVDNGLLRLNEAREVMELFGDHYGMDIHLVDASDHFLACLEGVTDPERKRKIIGREFIAVFEKKAKELGDARYLAQGTLYPDVIESVSFKGPSATIKSHHNVGGLPEQMNLELIEPLRELFKDEGRQVGVELGLPREMVMRQPFPGPGLAVRILGEVTRERLEIVRAADAIVIEEIRNAGLYEKVWQSFAVLLPVRTVGVMGDERTYEHVIAVRVVDSLDAMTADWSRIPYQVMGRISNRIINSVKGVNRVVYDISSKPPATIEWE from the coding sequence ATGACCAGTCAACTTTACAAGCAAAAGATCCTGATCCTGGACTTCGGGTCGCAGTACACCCAGCTCATCGCGCGCCGCGTCCGTGAGGCGCAGGTCTACTGCGAAATCCACCCTTTCAACCTGGCGCTTGAAAAGATCGAGGCGTATGCCCCGAAGGGGATCATCCTTTCGGGGGGGCCTGCGAGCATCTATGACGCCGATGCGCCGCTGCTGCGGCGTGAGATCCTGGAGATGCGCGTACCGATCCTGGGCATCTGCTACGGGATGCAGTCCATCACCTTTCTGCTCGGGGGCCGGGTGGCGCGGGCCGAGGACCGGGAATACGGTCATGCGACGATCGATATCCAGGACGACAAGGATTTGTTCCACGGGCTCGGTGAACAGGAAGGCCGGATGATGGTCTGGATGAGCCACGGGGACCGGATCGAGGCCATGCCCTCCGGGTTCACGGCACTGGCCGGGAGCCGCAACAGCCCGGTGGCGGCGATGGCGGACCCTTCCCGGCGCATCTTCGGGGTGCAGTTTCATCCGGAGGTGGTTCACACCCCCGACGGCACCCGGCTCCTCAAGAATTTCCTCTACACGATCTGCGGGTGCGAACCGACCTGGACCATGGCGTCCTTTGCGCGCCGGACCATCCGCAGTCTGCGTGAACGGATCCAGGACGACCGGGTCATCTGCGGACTGTCCGGGGGGGTCGACTCCTCGGTGACCGCCGTCCTGCTCCACAAGGCCATCGGGCCGCAGCTGAGCTGCATCTTCGTCGACAATGGTCTCCTGCGCCTCAACGAGGCCCGGGAGGTGATGGAGCTTTTCGGGGATCACTACGGGATGGACATCCATCTGGTGGATGCCTCGGACCATTTCCTTGCCTGCCTGGAGGGGGTCACCGACCCCGAGAGGAAGCGCAAGATCATCGGCAGGGAGTTCATCGCCGTCTTCGAGAAGAAGGCCAAGGAACTGGGCGACGCGCGCTATCTCGCCCAGGGGACCCTGTACCCCGACGTGATCGAAAGCGTCTCCTTCAAAGGGCCTTCGGCGACGATCAAGAGCCACCACAACGTGGGGGGGCTGCCTGAACAGATGAACCTCGAGCTGATCGAGCCCCTGCGCGAACTGTTCAAGGACGAGGGACGTCAGGTGGGGGTCGAACTCGGCCTCCCGCGGGAGATGGTCATGCGCCAGCCCTTCCCCGGACCGGGGCTTGCCGTGCGGATCCTCGGCGAGGTGACCCGCGAGCGGTTGGAGATTGTGCGCGCGGCCGACGCGATCGTGATCGAAGAGATCCGCAACGCCGGGCTGTACGAAAAGGTATGGCAGTCCTTCGCCGTGCTGCTGCCCGTCCGGACCGTCGGCGTGATGGGGGACGAGCGCACCTACGAGCACGTCATCGCCGTGCGTGTCGTGGACAGCCTGGATGCCATGACCGCAGACTGGTCGCGGATCCCCTACCAGGTGATGGGCCGCATCTCCAATCGGATCATCAACAGCGTCAAGGGGGTCAACCGGGTCGTCTACGACATCTCCTCCAAACCCCCGGCGACCATCGAGTGGGAGTGA
- the guaB gene encoding IMP dehydrogenase (Evidence 2a : Function from experimental evidences in other organisms; PubMedId : 2860637, 2998937, 2904262, 9298646, 9600841, 9629924; Product type e : enzyme) has protein sequence MRHKDIAFGYTFDDLILVPAHSKVLPAEVDVTTRLSRKIALNIPIVSAAMDTVTEADTAITMARQGGLGFIHKNMPIERQVLEVEQVKKSESGMIIDPITIEPESRLHDVVAIMEKYRISGVPVVKDGNLVGIITNRDLRFETNLDQEVRAVMTKDNLATARMGITLEESKAILHARRIEKLLVVDEEGKLRGLITIKDIEKIKKYPNSCKDTLGRLRVGAAVGIGGDMMERVAALIGANVDVLVVDTAHGHSAMVLEAVAMIKKRYGDVELLAGNIATADGVRALIDAGADGVKVGVGPGSICTTRVVAGVGVPQMTAIMDCSEACRKAGVPLIGDGGIKFSGDLTKALAGGADSVMIGSLFAGTEESPGETILYQGRTYKVYRGMGSLEAMKEGSKDRYFQEKAESDKKLVPEGIVGRVPYRGPLADTIYQLVGGLRAGMGYLGCPDIRTLQERAEFVQITPAGLRESHVHDVIIIKEAPNYRIE, from the coding sequence ATGCGTCATAAGGACATTGCATTCGGTTACACATTCGATGACCTCATTCTTGTGCCGGCCCACTCCAAGGTTCTGCCTGCGGAGGTGGATGTCACGACCCGGCTTTCGCGGAAGATCGCCCTGAATATCCCGATCGTGAGCGCGGCGATGGATACGGTGACCGAGGCGGACACCGCTATCACGATGGCCAGGCAGGGGGGGCTCGGGTTCATCCACAAGAACATGCCGATCGAGCGGCAGGTCCTGGAGGTCGAACAGGTCAAGAAGTCCGAAAGCGGCATGATCATCGATCCGATCACCATCGAGCCGGAGAGCCGGCTTCACGATGTTGTCGCTATCATGGAAAAGTACCGGATTTCCGGAGTACCGGTCGTCAAGGACGGCAATCTCGTCGGCATCATCACCAACCGCGATCTGCGCTTCGAGACCAACCTCGACCAGGAGGTCCGGGCGGTCATGACGAAAGACAACCTCGCCACGGCCCGGATGGGGATCACGCTGGAGGAATCAAAGGCCATCCTGCATGCCCGCCGCATCGAAAAACTGCTGGTCGTGGACGAGGAGGGGAAGCTTCGGGGCCTGATCACGATCAAAGATATCGAGAAGATCAAGAAGTACCCCAATTCCTGTAAGGATACACTCGGGAGGCTGCGGGTCGGGGCGGCCGTCGGCATCGGGGGCGACATGATGGAGCGGGTGGCTGCACTCATCGGGGCCAATGTGGACGTGCTGGTGGTGGACACCGCGCACGGGCACTCGGCCATGGTGCTCGAGGCGGTCGCGATGATCAAGAAGCGCTACGGCGATGTAGAACTGCTGGCCGGCAATATCGCGACGGCCGACGGCGTGCGGGCCCTGATCGATGCGGGCGCGGATGGGGTCAAGGTCGGAGTCGGGCCGGGGTCGATCTGCACGACCCGGGTCGTTGCCGGGGTCGGCGTTCCACAGATGACGGCCATCATGGATTGCTCCGAGGCCTGCCGCAAGGCCGGCGTGCCGCTCATCGGGGACGGCGGCATCAAGTTTTCCGGGGACTTGACCAAGGCCCTGGCAGGCGGCGCCGATTCGGTCATGATCGGGAGCCTCTTTGCCGGGACGGAGGAGAGCCCCGGTGAGACGATCCTTTATCAGGGCCGAACCTACAAGGTCTACCGCGGCATGGGGTCCCTCGAGGCCATGAAGGAGGGGAGCAAGGACCGCTATTTCCAGGAAAAGGCCGAATCCGACAAGAAGCTGGTCCCGGAAGGGATCGTCGGCCGCGTCCCGTATCGCGGACCTTTGGCCGACACGATCTATCAACTGGTCGGCGGATTGAGGGCCGGGATGGGCTACCTCGGGTGCCCCGACATCCGGACCCTCCAGGAGCGTGCGGAGTTTGTCCAGATCACTCCGGCAGGCTTGAGAGAGAGCCATGTCCATGATGTCATCATCATCAAAGAGGCGCCCAATTACCGGATCGAGTAG
- a CDS encoding putative Ppx/GppA phosphatase family protein (Evidence 3 : Putative function from multiple computational evidences) has protein sequence MSGELAVIELGSHTARMLVGGWGAAPGALRETFRDRVYVRLAEGMRSNGGRLTGEAFDRAVAALRGFRDRAGASGVERFVVIGTGVLREAPNRGDFLRRLADSTGFRLRLLSGEEEARFTAGGVLWALGMGKGPFVVFDLGGGSTEFMIGGEAGSKVFSVPIGAAVLTEAYPAADPPFEHEIEMLRRAVDRAIEPVLKPARVASPRLAGTGGTAVTLAAMLDGLPVERIEASTVNGLRVERTALTALFEEMRRLKVSERARMTGLDAGRAPVILAGTLCVMRVMEHLDASVMTVSLSDLLEGILMDQLKGEKHAS, from the coding sequence ATGAGCGGAGAATTGGCCGTCATCGAACTCGGGAGCCACACCGCGCGGATGCTGGTGGGCGGTTGGGGGGCGGCGCCCGGAGCGCTGCGTGAGACGTTTCGGGATCGCGTGTATGTGCGTCTTGCCGAGGGGATGCGATCGAACGGCGGAAGGCTGACCGGCGAAGCCTTCGACAGGGCCGTGGCCGCGCTCAGGGGTTTTCGGGACCGGGCCGGCGCCTCAGGCGTCGAGCGGTTTGTCGTGATCGGCACCGGCGTTCTGAGAGAGGCGCCCAACCGGGGAGATTTCCTGCGGCGGCTGGCCGACTCGACGGGTTTCCGCCTCCGGCTGCTTTCGGGCGAAGAAGAGGCCCGCTTCACGGCGGGCGGGGTGTTATGGGCCCTTGGCATGGGGAAAGGGCCCTTTGTTGTTTTTGACCTCGGCGGCGGCAGCACCGAGTTCATGATCGGCGGGGAGGCGGGTTCGAAGGTTTTTTCAGTTCCGATCGGTGCAGCGGTGCTGACCGAGGCGTATCCGGCTGCAGACCCGCCTTTCGAGCACGAGATCGAGATGCTTCGGCGCGCGGTTGACCGGGCTATCGAACCGGTTCTGAAGCCTGCCCGCGTCGCCTCCCCGCGGCTTGCGGGAACGGGAGGGACCGCTGTGACCCTGGCTGCGATGCTCGATGGCCTGCCGGTCGAGCGGATCGAGGCGTCGACGGTCAACGGACTGCGTGTCGAGAGGACCGCGCTCACAGCGTTGTTCGAAGAGATGAGGCGTCTGAAGGTCTCAGAGAGGGCGCGCATGACCGGCCTGGACGCCGGACGCGCTCCGGTCATCCTCGCGGGGACGCTTTGCGTCATGCGTGTGATGGAGCACCTCGACGCTTCCGTCATGACGGTCAGTCTGTCCGATTTGCTCGAAGGGATTCTGATGGATCAGTTGAAGGGAGAAAAACATGCGTCATAA
- a CDS encoding hypothetical protein (Evidence 5 : Unknown function): protein MIGANFTGAGSSVAWCRRVIIKMRAAARARAEGGKGFLCLQIGNSFANFLPEMVFLANIGVNLHVCLCGDIQVASAQPLDFLGIVGRLPFLREKRCRDGGSFTS, encoded by the coding sequence TTGATCGGCGCGAATTTCACGGGAGCCGGTTCCAGCGTCGCCTGGTGCCGGCGGGTTATCATCAAAATGAGAGCAGCGGCCCGGGCGAGAGCGGAGGGTGGGAAGGGGTTTTTGTGTTTGCAAATAGGCAACTCGTTTGCTAATTTCCTGCCGGAAATGGTCTTTTTGGCCAATATCGGCGTCAATCTGCACGTTTGCTTGTGCGGCGACATTCAGGTCGCCTCCGCGCAACCGCTTGATTTCCTGGGTATCGTTGGGAGATTGCCGTTTTTAAGGGAGAAACGCTGCCGTGATGGGGGATCCTTCACAAGCTGA
- a CDS encoding Class III cytochrome C family protein, translating into MGSKSEKMIAYCLAAVLLVVGVVSYVASAHQKPDELVRIMLQNSAGGVLFTHMNHASEDEYGIACTDCHHAWDEDPETSPGRCSECHEPEGEDPMKSSDAFHTLCQGCHEDGGSGPVECGECHVFQ; encoded by the coding sequence ATGGGATCCAAATCTGAGAAAATGATCGCTTACTGCCTTGCAGCGGTACTGCTGGTCGTCGGTGTCGTGTCTTACGTCGCATCGGCTCACCAGAAACCGGATGAACTCGTGAGGATCATGCTGCAGAACAGTGCCGGCGGCGTTCTCTTCACCCACATGAACCACGCCTCGGAAGATGAATACGGGATCGCCTGCACCGACTGCCATCATGCCTGGGATGAAGACCCGGAGACCTCCCCGGGCCGTTGCAGCGAATGCCACGAGCCTGAGGGCGAGGACCCCATGAAGTCGTCCGATGCTTTTCACACGTTGTGCCAAGGGTGCCATGAGGACGGGGGCAGCGGCCCTGTCGAATGTGGTGAATGCCATGTCTTTCAGTAG